In a single window of the Nicotiana tomentosiformis chromosome 8, ASM39032v3, whole genome shotgun sequence genome:
- the LOC104114044 gene encoding pectinesterase inhibitor 10, with the protein MKHANVLSLAMMTTKWSILLLCVTFSQANSQDPNNNNTPAGLLCISDCSTCPVICSPPPSPVKLKPPPSPSSVLVQAPPPPPLFAPLRPSPSQSSPRSPSPSSSQPSPKSPPPSYITYIGAPPPPPSRSSNCPTPPNAPNIINIPATQAPPVNGQKNYTYPYYYFYVSKAASLPLHGSIVLGFLVVFHFLCIFWLKESGTQRSESEFGSNLAHQTNCTEMQAHQIELILEFSCKSFCFIAEKNYSTKKRTSN; encoded by the exons ATGAAACATGCCAATGTTCTTTCACTAGCTATGATGACAACAAAATGGTCTATTTTGCTCCTCTGTGTTACATTTTCTCAAGCAAATTCCCAAgatcctaataataataatacaccaGCAGGTTTACTCTGCATAAGTGATTGTTCAACATGTCCTGTTATTTGTTCACCACCACCTTCCCCTGTCAAACTCAAGCCACCACCTTCGCCATCATCGGTACTAGTACAAGCACCACCACCGCCACCACTCTTCGCCCCACTCCGCCCCTCGCCATCTCAGTCTTCTCCCCGTTCACCATCACCTTCCTCGTCGCAACCATCACCTAAATCTCCTCCACCATCTTACATTACATATATTggtgctcctcctcctcctccttctcgtTCTTCCAATTGTCCTACACCTCCTAATGCTCCTAATATTATCAATATACCAGCAACTCAGGCGCCACCGGTCAACGGACAGAAGAATTATACTTACCCTTACTACTATTTTTATGTTTCAAAGGCAGCTTCTCTTCCACTTCACGGCTCCATTGTTCTTGGATTTTTGGTTGTCTTTCATTTCTTATGCATATTTTG GTTAAAAGAAAGTGGAACACAAAGGTCTGAATCTGAATTTGGCTCTAACTTAGCTCATCAGACTAATTGCACTGAAATGCAGGCTCATCAAATTGAACTT ATACTGGAGTTCAGCTGTAAAAGTTTCTGCTTTATAGCAGAAAAAAACTACTCGACTAAGAAAAGAACCAGCAATTGA